The following proteins are co-located in the Manihot esculenta cultivar AM560-2 chromosome 7, M.esculenta_v8, whole genome shotgun sequence genome:
- the LOC110619431 gene encoding expansin-A13 — MGTLSIPFSKEKMSLPPPLNPIHTLLLSLFFTFSLPATSHTFSSSSPPQLSTSLSEWQSAHATYYAASDPRDYVGGACGYGDLGKAGYGLATVGLSEAMFERGQMCGACFELRCVEDLRWCIPGTSVIVTVTNFCAPNYGFTADGGGHCNPRNKHFVLPIESYEKIAIWKAGNMPVQYRRIKCRKEGGIRFAVSGSGIYISVLISNVAGAGDITAVKIKGSRTGWLQMGRNWGQNWHINADLKNQPLSFEVTTSDGITVTSYNVAPKNWSFGQTFEGKQFET, encoded by the exons ATGGGCACCCTATCCATACCCTTTTCAAAGGAAAAAATGTCACTGCCACCACCTCTAAACCCCATCCACACTCTTTTACTATCCCTTTTCTTCACGTTTTCATTACCAGCCACTTCCCACACTTTCTCCTCTTCCTCTCCTCCACAACTCTCCACCTCCCTCTCTGAGTGGCAGTCTGCACATGCCACTTACTATGCTGCCTCTGACCCTCGTGACTATGTTGGTGGTGCCTGCGGTTATGGAGATTTAGGGAAAGCAGGGTATGGGTTGGCCACAGTGGGCCTCAGCGAGGCAATGTTCGAGCGGGGCCAGATGTGTGGTGCATGCTTCGAGTTGCGGTGTGTGGAGGACCTGCGGTGGTGCATCCCTGGCACTTCTGTCATTGTGACGGTTACTAATTTTTGCGCTCCCAACTATGGTTTcactgctgatggtggaggccACTGTAATCCTCGAAACAAACACTTTGTCCTTCCCATTGAGTCCTATGAGAAGATCGCCATTTGGAAGGCTGGTAACATGCCTGTACAATACAGGAG GATAAAATGCAGAAAGGAAGGAGGAATTCGATTTGCTGTCTCGGGATCAGGCATCTACATTTCAGTACTGATCAGCAATGTTGCAGGAGCTGGTGATATAACTGCAGTGAAGATTAAAGGTTCAAGAACAGGTTGGCTTCAAATGGGTAGGAACTGGGGTCAGAACTGGCATATCAATGCTGATTTGAAGAATCAACCTCTCTCATTTGAGGTTACTACTAGCGATGGAATCACAGTTACCTCTTACAATGTCGCTCCCAAGAATTGGAGCTTTGGTCAGACTTTCGAAGGCAAGCAGTTTGAGACTTAG